The following proteins are co-located in the Mycolicibacterium goodii genome:
- a CDS encoding maleylacetate reductase, giving the protein MIHEFVHESRPARVVFAPGARNLIDREVTRLGIRRLIVVSTPGQSGLAAAVTAPLGQRVAAVHPHAAMHVPRAIADAAVTQARRVDADGCLAVGGGSAIGLAKALARETGIPIVAVPTTYAGSEMTTVWGVTDGRRKSTGRDDRVLPAVVVYDPELTVAVPPATSVASGFNAIAHSAEALYAPDCSPVTALVAAESVRALAGALPRVVADPEDLDARSEALYGAWLAGVALGATTMSLHHQLCHILGGTFDLPHAETHTAVLPHVLALNLSAAPHARNALQRALDADDPAARLFELAGGLGAEMALKNLGMPETGSAAVGQQVLAAPYHNPVRITETELHHLLGNAFAGLAPHTEPTPR; this is encoded by the coding sequence ATGATCCATGAGTTCGTCCACGAAAGCCGCCCTGCCAGGGTGGTTTTCGCACCAGGGGCCCGGAACCTGATCGACCGGGAAGTCACGCGTCTGGGCATACGACGGCTGATCGTGGTGTCCACCCCGGGCCAGAGCGGGCTGGCGGCCGCGGTCACCGCCCCGCTCGGTCAGCGGGTCGCCGCCGTCCATCCGCACGCGGCGATGCACGTCCCGCGCGCGATCGCCGACGCGGCTGTCACCCAAGCCCGGCGGGTGGACGCCGACGGCTGCCTCGCCGTCGGCGGGGGATCGGCGATCGGACTGGCCAAGGCCCTTGCGCGCGAAACCGGGATCCCGATCGTCGCCGTGCCCACGACGTACGCGGGTTCGGAGATGACGACGGTGTGGGGGGTGACCGATGGACGCCGCAAGAGCACCGGCCGCGACGACCGGGTACTGCCCGCGGTGGTGGTCTACGACCCCGAACTCACCGTGGCGGTGCCGCCCGCGACGTCGGTCGCGAGCGGGTTCAACGCGATCGCGCACTCCGCCGAGGCGCTGTACGCGCCGGACTGCTCACCCGTGACGGCGCTGGTGGCCGCGGAGTCGGTGCGCGCCCTCGCCGGTGCTCTGCCCCGCGTGGTCGCCGACCCAGAGGATCTCGACGCCAGGTCCGAGGCGCTCTACGGTGCCTGGTTGGCGGGCGTGGCGCTCGGCGCGACCACGATGTCGCTGCACCATCAGCTGTGCCACATCCTCGGCGGCACATTCGATCTGCCGCACGCCGAGACCCACACCGCTGTCCTGCCACATGTGCTCGCGCTGAACCTCAGCGCCGCACCGCACGCCCGCAACGCCCTGCAGCGTGCCCTCGACGCCGACGATCCGGCGGCGCGATTGTTCGAACTCGCCGGAGGTCTCGGCGCCGAGATGGCGCTGAAAAACCTCGGCATGCCCGAGACCGGATCGGCCGCCGTCGGGCAACAGGTGCTGGCAGCGCCCTACCACAATCCCGTGCGCATCACCGAAACCGAACTGCATCACCTTCTCGGCAACGCCTTCGCGGGCCTTGCCCCGCATACCGAACCCACCCCACGATAA
- a CDS encoding dioxygenase, producing MTVTGLREENSAQVVVQSLRDTPDERLKAVLSSLVEHLHGFVKDVDLTHAEWERGIAFLTEVGHMCDDTRQEFVLLSDVLGVSMLVDAINNRRSATATDTTVLGPFHMVASPPRDLGANISLDAVGEPCVFAGQVRSSDGTPLGGARVDVWQANGAGFYDVQQPGLQPERNLRGLFVADDDGRFWLRTVVPRYYPIPDDGPVGRLLAATKRHPNRPAHIHVIAEADGHAPVTTHVFVEDSPYLDSDTVFGVKESLIRPVVLVDDPQRAEHYQIANPFRLIEFDVILDRVTA from the coding sequence ATGACCGTCACCGGCCTGCGCGAGGAGAACTCGGCCCAAGTCGTCGTGCAGAGCCTGCGCGACACCCCCGACGAGCGACTCAAGGCGGTGCTGAGCAGTCTGGTCGAGCATCTGCACGGATTCGTCAAGGACGTCGACCTGACCCACGCCGAATGGGAGCGCGGCATCGCCTTCCTGACCGAGGTCGGGCACATGTGCGACGACACCCGCCAGGAGTTCGTACTGCTCTCCGACGTGCTGGGGGTGTCGATGCTCGTCGATGCGATCAACAACCGCAGATCCGCCACCGCCACCGACACCACGGTCCTCGGGCCGTTCCACATGGTCGCCTCACCGCCCCGTGACCTCGGCGCCAACATCTCACTCGACGCGGTCGGGGAGCCCTGTGTGTTCGCCGGGCAGGTGCGCTCGTCCGACGGCACCCCCTTGGGCGGTGCGCGGGTGGACGTGTGGCAGGCCAACGGCGCAGGCTTCTACGACGTCCAACAACCCGGGCTGCAACCGGAACGGAATCTGCGTGGCCTGTTCGTCGCCGACGACGACGGCCGCTTCTGGTTGCGGACGGTGGTTCCGCGGTACTACCCGATCCCCGACGACGGCCCGGTCGGCCGACTATTGGCGGCGACGAAACGGCACCCCAACCGGCCCGCTCACATCCACGTCATCGCCGAGGCCGACGGTCACGCACCGGTGACCACCCACGTGTTCGTCGAGGACAGCCCGTATCTGGATTCCGACACGGTGTTCGGGGTGAAGGAGTCGTTGATCCGACCGGTGGTGCTGGTCGATGACCCGCAGCGTGCCGAGCACTATCAGATCGCCAACCCGTTCCGCCTCATCGAGTTCGACGTCATCCTGGACCGGGTGACGGCATGA
- a CDS encoding nuclear transport factor 2 family protein yields MPDTDLDRTAIRHLIENWVMWRDAGDWERFATVWHPDDGWMSATWFQGPATEFIEQSRRGFDAGVSILHFLGGHTADIAYDRAIAQTKMTISQRAVVDGVEVDVTCTGRFYDFLTRHGGRWTIVRRQPIYEKDRLDVVDPSATLTLDADLLARFPVGYRHLGYLQTKAGFTVKPGLPGLKGEAVQRLYEEGEKWLAGSQTPGDPR; encoded by the coding sequence TTGCCCGACACAGACTTGGACCGAACGGCCATCCGCCACCTGATCGAGAACTGGGTCATGTGGCGTGACGCCGGCGACTGGGAGCGGTTCGCCACGGTATGGCATCCCGATGACGGATGGATGAGCGCGACGTGGTTCCAGGGACCCGCCACGGAATTCATCGAGCAGAGCCGTCGCGGCTTCGACGCAGGCGTGTCGATCCTGCACTTCCTCGGCGGCCACACGGCCGACATCGCCTACGACCGCGCGATTGCGCAGACCAAGATGACCATCAGCCAGCGCGCCGTGGTCGACGGTGTGGAAGTGGACGTCACCTGCACGGGCCGCTTCTACGACTTCCTGACGCGGCACGGCGGCAGGTGGACCATTGTGCGGCGCCAGCCCATCTACGAAAAGGACCGTCTCGACGTGGTCGATCCGTCGGCGACGCTCACCTTGGATGCCGACCTGCTCGCGCGGTTCCCGGTCGGTTACCGCCATCTGGGCTATCTGCAGACCAAGGCCGGTTTCACGGTGAAACCGGGGTTACCCGGCCTGAAAGGTGAAGCGGTGCAGCGTCTCTACGAGGAAGGCGAGAAGTGGCTGGCCGGGTCGCAGACCCCGGGGGATCCCCGATGA